AATGTGTGTCATATATGATAGTATGGAAGTAGTATTTTATATTGCTTTTTCAAACTAACCCATTTCCTGAATGCACGAATGAAGTTTTAAGTGAtggtttcattttatgtttaacGACATATCTGAACGTTCAGTgctatgagagagagagagagagagagagagagagagagagaggtcatACCCATGTTTTGAAAAGGAACACGCAATAATAATACCTAACTGTTCTGAAAGTTTTGACGTTACAATTTCAATAATATTTGCCGTTAAATGGACTGGGCGGTCGTGTCCAGTTGTTTAGGAGACCTTTGCATAAAGACATAAGAAATAACTATATAACTACACGTGTATTTAAATTCTAAAGGTAAAGTATTAAGAGTTGTTCTGTAATAATTAATAGTCTAtgacttttcatttttaaaaacttttaggAAGATATGTTAGGTAATTGTTTACCATCATGActccataacaaaaacatctctTTAGCAAAATTGTTTCCAAAATGACAACAGAGTTCTTAATTTCAGAGCCACGGGAACAGCCGATGAAGAACGTTCATCAAGACACAAGAGGATGTTAGACAGACTAGGAAGCGGTTTCATTAAGAGAGAGCCAGACTCCAAAATCGACGATCTTGTCCCCAAGCTGCGGTACTACCTAGCAAAAGCTATCTCTGAGCAAGACGACGACAGCTCGCCAACAGAGGTCGACAAAAGACGCTTGGATCGTTTAGACATGGGTTTTATCAAGAAGCGTCGACTTGATCGTCTCTCCACGGGTTTTATCAAGCGTGACGATGACACAGAATACGAAAACGAAAATGAAGATGGCGAAGACCAAATGGACAAACGATACCTTGACCGCTTAGATTCCGGATTCCTTAAGCGTTTTGTCCCAGGGGAAGATAAGCGATACTTCGACCGTTTGGGTTCCGGATTTATCCGGAGGAGTAATTTTGACAGAATCGGGTCTGGTTTTATTAAAAGACGTTTTGATAGACTCGGATCCGGGTTTATTAAACGACGTTTTGATAGACTAAATTCTGGACTGATAAAGCGAAATTTGGACCGTCTTAACTCCGGATTTATCAAACGACAAAGACTAGACCGACTTGGTTCTGGATTTATTAAGCGAGAGGAGATGGATAAACGAAGGTTAGATCGCTTAGGATCTGGTTTtctatgaaaacaaaaaatattcaaaatctcgtttatgattttataaacGTTGAATCTAGATTTGCTATAGACAGAAAGCAGAGATGGCGCCGAAAAATAAGAGATAAACAGTTATTTTTCAtaagatattaaaaattgattgtaattaacacaaacaataaaaaatttctTCGTATATAAAGTATTGCGCAATGTCAGGAATAAAcgttaacaattaaaaaaaaacccatttatcATATTGCTGTTCGTTATGTATTGCATAGGATTGTGTAAACATATCATTTTGTGTTTTTGActgcaataatttttattctgATGTAATGAAagctattttaaaaatcaaaaacataatAAATCTTAGAAttaccatttgttgtttaaTAGGAGTTCATTCCCTCAGATTTAGAGCGAATCCCAACTATTTgatttgtatgtacatgtatatagtattcCCCTTTCTTTCAGATGTTCATTCCAATGAATTCGAAAAGAGTTGCCCTTTATTCCATTTAAACCAAATGATAAAAGAACACTCTGTATGGAAATTTATCATTCCAAGTGtgtcttgtttatttttctttgaatggGAAGCTATAAGAAACCATTATATTACCGCTTAGAATTCCTTCCAAATCTTTACCAAGAATTGTTCTATCTACTTTGCCATTCTATTTCCTTGAGATGTTAATGAAAGCAAAACTCCAGCTAAAACCAGCGACGGTTGGACCTAATGATATATACATTCAAATACTCTTGTCGATGTGTTATCAACAGCATAAGATAACAATCATGTCAGTTTATAATTAAGCATCGGGTTCGGAAAATCGTTTTCTAACGGGAATACATTTTGGGTGATCCCTAGCGACTTCCATGTTGAGTTTATAGAAGACCATTAATCATAGTGTTGTCCATTCGTGAAAGGCGAGAGGGAATATTAGGCGATATACAGGACTATGATTACCTATAGGCCAAATCAATACACAGAAGCAGCTAATTTTTCCTTGATAGATAGAATCACTGCGCTTCTTTAATTGGGAACATCGTTAATACCATATACATTAAGGAAATTGGCGTCGTTGATGCAGTTTAAGTATTGATGTTGATAGGAAATAAAAGTCAAATTCCAATTCATTGTAATCAGTATAAGTTTAAAGCTGAATTCAGCGcaaaatgaatatgaatttGGCTATTAATCTAAGTATAACAGCCTGTAAATATTGTCTTATATGTCAAAAGGTTAAATCAAAAGCTATATCTGATTTTTTGGGCATCcatatttagtttttttaagttaagggggatgtgcggccatcttgtacatttgaggataaaaatgtacacattttttGAACTGGCTTTttttctgcccgaaactggccaaaaatattgccaaaagaaattaaaagcaatacatatgaagtcctacatgccattttgtttgaaaagcaGGCCAATGCATTTCTTATCGCTCAGGACAGCTGTAGAATTGggcagctacagacttattttgaagatttaaaaatctgaaaaaaatataaaggaggTTCATTGTTGccctctctacaaccatttgttgagaaaaagtttgaattttgctCATTTAAATGGTAACTTTGCCTCAAAATAGGGTAGCCTATTTTAATCAGTCGGcatgggatcaatttttaaaacaagaaaaatccAGTCTATACTTAGAACTCCTGTGTCTACGGAGACACATTGACACATTTCTTCatagataaaaatatgatatacatcTCTTTACCTGTCCCATTTATGTTTTATGGGGATATTTTAGTTCTATAAGTATAAGTTAAAGTAAATTCTTTTTAGAAGTTGCAATATTTGACATTGAAATTTTGCTGAAACATTACGTTTACACATCTGaactattttattaattaaaaattgaaaaaaatctaaacttttGACCTCAAACCATATCTAGGTCTCTTTAAAGCTACTTTGAAACATCTATATAGAAAAAATTTGACTGTAAAAGTTGGTACTAATTTCTTATGCCAAAAGTTTAGAATGCTGAGGTAATGTGTATGAGGAACGTTTTCCTATATCTAGTGGATCCGTTCAGTCCCGAAATACAGGAAAAGAGATCTCTGATAGTAAATAGGTGGCGCTTAACCGGAAATCCGTACAAGATCGAATATTTCTTATACGGCTCACGTTAGCTATAGCTACGACATGCACTGTGCTTAATACTTTTGTAAATTATTCCTCTGTAGAGATAGATAAAGAAATATGTAAGACAACGATGTCAACATGAATGAGCCAGCAATTAcagtttgtatattttaaatgtcCCAGGGTCTGGGgataaattaaacatataaCGGTGAACAAGGACTATACTTGAAAGTTAATTATAGAAAGTACGCACAATAATGAAATGTGTTCCAAGTTTGTGGACTGAGGCAAACGGAGTCGAGTTTTTACTGCTATTCTAGTCGCTTTAGCTGATTGAAACACGGACaattactattatcataaagattTTCCTAATCAGAAAGCTTACCGCGAACTCACGCAGGTTTACTAAGGCTCTCAGGTCGTTGAGGAAATACAGTCCGATGTGATGTCACGCAAAAGTGTTGTCAGGAAAGTATATAAGTTAACCGTGGTCTTTTCTTGGTAAGATCGTGaacacagaaaaataaaaacaggaccaattaatacaaaaaagtaTAGACTATGATCCAACAGAACCTTGTTCATACTCCTACCATGAAATGATGTACAAAGTGGTATAAAAGCATGCACAGGTCCATATTTGGAGAACAAAGGCCTTTTTCTCTGATAAACACACATGTTGCTTTTCCCGTCTTACTTCTTACTTTGAAAAAACACATTgttataaacaataattaaatgttatttgaaaaagaaacgggattttaaaaatcttttaactaTAATCTAGCATTCTACATATCAGAGACCaacttaattaattttaagatttcCCTGTCCAAGGTTAAGCGTTTTGTAGATAAAtgaacaaacagaaaaatagatcAATTATAAAGCACCCTGTATTTGATTCGGAAGCAATTAAAGACTaagtcattaataaaatcttcagtttaaaaacttacttttcataaaaaaaaaaatatttaagaattcAGTTGAAAGAACTATTAAAACAACAGCATGTATGATAAAGAAAGTACGGGAGATTAACAATCGTTTACAATGTAATGGGATAGCTTTTTTTATTACGACTGTTGTTTCACATACATAAAtagtaatttatttttgttaaaaaaatcatattttaaaaaaacccccagaAAAGTTATCTTTAAAACTGGACACAACctgatgctttttttttaaaagccagaatcacatttttttttaatgaaaactgTAAACTATCTGTTTCCTCCTCATAGGCACCTACACGTTTTaaaggtccgtgttgctctgttttgaatttgtatttttctttatggatttttaagagagtttgttattgtcatttttcattgaagaaacatgATCACAGTTAAGGCtaatgcttttaattttttttaatttttccgcTCTTAAAGGGACGTGATAACGAACTTGgccaaattctatttttctgttcttattatttacaatgctctaggaatgcatttctaatgatcaaatgaaatttgaaagtcagtcgcagagttataagcaagatacagggatACAGCTCTAGATTCCCTCTCAGGTAAACAAGGCTCAAGCCCTCtgtctttttgtttacatatgtttaatataccattaaaaatcagttttcaagctgatttgtctaccatcttattcattttaagtatAAATGAAGAGTTTGTAACATTGAACCCATTCATTTTAGGTTtcaaactggaattttcacttcaacattcaaaatgtaaacaaaagctttgtttgaagagcaaagaattgtaagttcTGTAAttcgcttaaaactcaacgaatgacaatAAAATTCTGGTTGCtaattaaaaatgcctttctgaagcattgtaaacattaaaatcagaagaaaaaaattcttgaccaaaatcgtgaccattccCCTTTAATGTCTATTATGCTTTATTACAGCTTTTCTTATAACCGACTTAAATTTGATTTACAAGCAAAAGTTCTCTTAGAAAccttttactttgttttttgtttcaatttactCAATTGTAAAGGAAAATCCctcatatttaaaacaaaataacagcACATAAGCATGGAAAACTGTTAAATCGTGTCCATGATTAAGTTTCAAAGTAGAAATATGTTATCAAAGTGAAACTTCCGCTAAAAGTAGTAGTATTACATATAGAAAGATACATTATTTCCCAAgtattgtttataaaacaaaaatttgtacTTTATGGTTAAGCATTAGAAATAGCCAAACTTATCATTGAAAGCAATATAgtgaagaaaatttaattttaacttgaatCGAGATCATATTCCTATTATGAAGATATTTTATAGTAATATATTATTAAACATTTCTGCAAAAACAGGAAAGACTtgcaaatgttgaaaaaaattaaaattcatgggAGCTTTTTTCTATCCCAATTGTGTTTATTGTATGTCCATGTACTCTTTCTATATATATGGATTTCAATAATAAGAgatttataatttacaattctaactatttctttaaaaaaaaaaggccacTGGGCAAGTCACGACTAAAATAAAAGATTACCACCCACACCGTTCTCAACTAAAGGCTACAGGCTACAAATCTTTCAATGGTAAGATATACACAGTAAACATGAGGCAGCTACACGTATCTTGAAAATCTTTTGAATTGTAGAAGATTAGTGCACCAGAAAAATGAATACTTTATAAAATTGTGAGAACGGTGTATCATGTACCAaagtatttgtatttgtatatttgtgtgTGAGATGTTTAAAGAGGACGTCCCAGGATTCTTTCCACAAATG
This is a stretch of genomic DNA from Crassostrea angulata isolate pt1a10 chromosome 4, ASM2561291v2, whole genome shotgun sequence. It encodes these proteins:
- the LOC128182498 gene encoding orcokinin peptides type A-like → MWKLSFGAIKMQSLLNVLLVTLTISCCINRATGTADEERSSRHKRMLDRLGSGFIKREPDSKIDDLVPKLRYYLAKAISEQDDDSSPTEVDKRRLDRLDMGFIKKRRLDRLSTGFIKRDDDTEYENENEDGEDQMDKRYLDRLDSGFLKRFVPGEDKRYFDRLGSGFIRRSNFDRIGSGFIKRRFDRLGSGFIKRRFDRLNSGLIKRNLDRLNSGFIKRQRLDRLGSGFIKREEMDKRRLDRLGSGFL